A region of the Pseudomonas sp. A34-9 genome:
ATGGCTGATTTTCTGTTGTATGCCCTGCTTGCAGGTCTGGCGTTGGCGATCGTTGCAGGTCCGTTGGGTTCGTTTGTGGTCTGGCGCCGCATGGCTTATTTCGGCGACACGCTGTCCCACGCCGCGCTGCTCGGTGTGGCGCTGGGCTTTTTACTGGATGTCAGCCCGACCGTCGCGGTGACGGTAGGCTGCCTGTTGCTGGCGGTGCTGCTGGTCACGCTGCAACAGCGTCAACCGCTGGCGTCTGACACGCTTTTGGGAATTCTCGCACCGAGCACGCTCTCTCTCGGCCTGGTGGTACTAAGCTTCATGCACGAAGTACGGATCGACCTGATGGCCTATCTGTTCGGCGACCTGCTGGCGATCAGCCCGACCGACCTGGCGTGGATCCTCGGCGGCAGCGCGGCGGTGCTGGTGTTGCTGGTGACGCTATGGCGGCCATTGCTGGCGATCACCGTGCATGAAGAGTTGGCCAGGGTCGAAGGCCTGCCGGTCGCGGGTCTGCGCATGGCGCTGATGTTGTTGATCGCGGTGGTGATCGCCGTGGCGATGAAAATCGTCGGTGTGTTGCTGATTACTTCACTGTTGATCATCCCGGCGGCTGCGGCACAGCGTCACGCCCGCTCGCCGGAG
Encoded here:
- the znuB gene encoding zinc ABC transporter permease subunit ZnuB translates to MADFLLYALLAGLALAIVAGPLGSFVVWRRMAYFGDTLSHAALLGVALGFLLDVSPTVAVTVGCLLLAVLLVTLQQRQPLASDTLLGILAPSTLSLGLVVLSFMHEVRIDLMAYLFGDLLAISPTDLAWILGGSAAVLVLLVTLWRPLLAITVHEELARVEGLPVAGLRMALMLLIAVVIAVAMKIVGVLLITSLLIIPAAAAQRHARSPEQMALGASLLGMLAVCGGLALSWFKDTPAGPSIVVTAAALFLLSFVLPRRGV